Genomic DNA from Hyperolius riggenbachi isolate aHypRig1 chromosome 10, aHypRig1.pri, whole genome shotgun sequence:
TCCATACATAATGTTACCTTTTAACCTCGCCTACTTAAGGATAACTTCACGATCTTGATAATGAAGTAACTTCGCTAACATTGGTCTAGGTGGGGCCCCTGGCTTGGGGGGTCTCGCAGGAACACGATGCGCTCGCTCAATCGCGTATAGCTTAGAAAAGGCATTTGCACCAAACACCTCCAGCAACCATCTTTCAATAAAAGCTATAGGATCCGAATCCTCCGTCTGCTCTAGAAGCCCTATTATACGTACATTATTTCTGCGGAGTCTATTTTCAATGTCGTCAGACTTGTCTGTATTCGCAATGTGTTTGATCACTCTCTTAAGATCTCTCACTACTGGGGCAACAGTATCTTCTATATCACTGACCCTTTTCTCTAGGTCTGCAGTTCTTTCTCTGATTttggacatgtcttgtctcaaaagcACCAACTCTTCCTTTATTCCTCCTGTTTGTTGCGACACAGAGACTATAGCCGCATTACAGGTCTGTATAGCAGCGAGGATCTCTCCTAAAGAGGGTTCTTTCTGCACATCAAGACTGTTAGTGTCATCTGTCAGCATTGCCTCGTccgcaacagcaggtacttctgcTTCAATGGCAGTTTCCCACTCTCCGTCTGCTGCTTCCGTATTTTGGCCTGTCTGATCTGACTGCGCATTTTCCGCAACCCCCCGATCCGCCTTCTGCTGCTCAGACACTGCCTGGTCTCTCCCCTTCACCTGCTTTGCATCTTTGTGTACAAACTTTTCCAGTCGGGCGGCTACTTCTTCTTGGTGAGGGCCTGTCTTACGAGAGCGTGTTAGCCGGGAGTCAGCACCATCTTGTCTCTTCGCCGGCTCCATCAGGCTTCTCTCTTCTTTGCCCTCTCCTTTCGGCATCAGTATCTCCAGAGTCCCCGAACAGCGTCTACAGGGGCACCAAGTTTTCCACTCAGCCGCGGCAGCTTTCGGGAAAGTTTAGGCTCACGGGTCCGGTACACAGGATCACTTTAGTCAGGATCACAGCGGGAGCTTTGCAAAGTGCGTGCACTCACATTGccggctggccacgccccccccccccccccatttccattCTTTAGTATAACATcacagtgccaacaaatgaggaggagatactgtacaccatatgaaaggcccatctccattcctcagtataacaccatagtaccaacaaatgaggaggagatactgtacaccatatgaaaggcccatctccattcctcagtataacatcatagtacaaacagatgaggaggagatactgtaccccatatgaaaggcccatctccattcctcagtataacatcatagtaccaacaaatgaggaggagatactgtacaccatatggaagGCCCATCTCCTTTCCTCACTATAACACCATAGCaccgacacatgaggaggagatactgtaccccATATGAAAGATCcacctccattcctcagtataacatcatagtaccaacaaatgtggaggagatactgtacaccatatgaaaggcccatctccattcctcagtataacatcatagtaccaacaaatgaggaggagatactgtacaccatatgaaaggcctgtTTCCTttgctcagtataacatcatagtaccaacaaatgaggaggagatactgtacaccatatgaaaggcctgtttccattgctcagtataacatcatagtaccaacaaatgaggaggagatactgtacaccatatgagaggtccatctccattcctcagtataacatcatagcaccaacacatgaggaggagatactgtaccccATATGAAATATCcacctccattcctcagtataacatcatagtaccaacaaatgaggaggagatactgtacaccatatgaaaggcccatctccattcctcagtataacatcatagcaccaacaaatgaggaggagatgctgtacaccatatgaaaggcccatctccattcctcagtattacatcatagtaccaacaaatgaggaggagatattgtacaccatatgaaaggcccatctccattcctcagtattacatcatagtaccaacaaatgaggaggagatattgtacaccatatgaaaggcctgtTTCCATTGCTCAGTATAACACCATGATTTCAGCAGCTGAAGTGTAGGTAGGTCTATTGTCATTTCCTGACATATTAATGTCATCAGTGTACAGTATTGTCCTATGTGTTGTAGCTGATTTGATTGTAATAATTATATGATGGAGCTCAGTGTCTGGTGACTACTAAGACAACATATGTGACACACAATAATAATTGACATGTAACAATAATATTCTCCATCCAACAGGAGGACACAAAATTGGGAACACCTTGAAAGGATGTCTCATCTCAAATTCAGATAATAATACAGAAGATAATGACGTCACACAATGTTCTCCAGGAGAAAACCTCATTAGTTACActgcagacacaggaacagctcccTGTAGTGGTGAAAAGTCATCTTTTGCCTTGTCAGTTGGAGGTGGACAGGTAGAAAAGGCATGTTTGAGTTCTGAATTGGATCAGTGTTTGGCATCTAGATCATTTGTTGGTGGGAATCATCCCTCAGGGGAGCCTCCATATCTTTGCTCacagtgtgggaaatcttttgtTTCTAAAGGAGGATTTTATTCACATCAGAAAACTCACACAGCTGAGCATCTTTACACGTGTGCGGAGTGCAGTGAATGTTTTATTCTGAAAAAGGACTTCCACAGGCACCAGAGAGTTCACCGCAGTGTGCGGCCTTtctcatgctcagagtgtgggaaatcttttgtCCAGAAATGCGATCTTGCCAAACACCAGAAAAGACACCTGGGTGCTCGCCCCTTTTCCTGTGAAGAGTGCGGGAAATGTTTCTCTCAGAAATTTAACCTCCTTCAGCACCAGCAAACCCACACAGGTGAACGGCCATtctcctgttcagagtgtgggaaaagtttcacCCAGAAAGGAGTCCTTTCTAAACACCAGCGGACTCACACGGGCGAGCGGCCGTTTtcttgctcagagtgtgggaaacgtttcaTTCAGAGAGGAGAGCTTTTGAAACACCATATGATCCACACTGGTGAGCGCCCCTTTTCCTGTGAAGAGTGTGGGAAGAAGTTCATTCAGAAGGGAGCTCTTGTGAAACACCGAAGAGTCCACACAGGTGAACGCCCCTTccagtgttcagagtgtgggaaatgcttcactGAGAGTGGAACCCTTCATAAACATAGGAGAACCCTGCACTCTCAGCAGTGAGGACCTTCAAGCATCACATTACCCGGGCATCTATACCTGTCTGCTTGACCATCATCTTGTTGTTCTTATACTGACTGAATGTGCTACTATTCTAGACATATCGTAAATGTTGTCAAGACTTCTATGTGGCATTTTCATGCAGGCGCAGAAGCTGTATGAATTACAGTCATTGTTGAGGAGTTTCTGGAGTGTTATGGACCTATGCTGGCTTGCTGCATTACAACACTCAGGGAGATGCCTTTTCCAGAAGAATTTCAGAAAGCAATAAAGCACAATTATTGCAAGCAACTgaaaatttaaaacacacacacacacacacacacacacacacacacacacacacacacacacacacacacacacacacacacacacacacacacacacacacacacacacacacacacacacacacacacacacacacacacacacacacacacacacacacacacacacacacacacacacacacacacacacacacacacctccctgagtaaaatgcactataaatgacttatttcctgttgctgtcacttataccacattttaaaaatctgacaggttttggaatagtccatctcctcatgggggattctcagtttcttCTCTGATTCTCAAAGCACTcattgaatgacagttgctcagtccacctgccaaaatagtatgcaaataagtagggaggctggctggcgtCTCTATACAGATCCTTTCCAGAGTGTGCTtttgtgcttttgtaaagaataaaaggtaatattgagaatcttccatgaggagatggactagtccaaaatccgtCAGACTTTGCCCCTAAAATGTTAATGCCTCAGTTCAGGTGACCTGTTAACATTAATCTGTCTTGTATGTCACACTTCTCTTGTGTCCACTATCTGGTGACTTATCTGGTGACTATCACAATAAGTGACATCACACCTCCTCATGTTATCACCATATTGGCTGCTAGGGCCATCATGGAGAATACTTGAGGGGTCTTCTACACCCAGATAGTGGGTTTCCTACACTTCTATACTACCCACTCTAGGTTTATTTTACTTACAAGTTTGATTACTGACATGTTTAAAAATAGGGGCCAATAAACATGATACTGTAATCAATATGTCTTCCCCATCCTTTGCATGAATGCTACAGACAATTGTCTATAAACCACTTGGGTGCTGTGTAAAATGAATAATGCAgcggaaccttggtttgcaagcataatatTTTCCGGAAACATGCTTATGTCCGAAGCACATTTATATCAAAGCGAATTCCCCCATAAGGATGAATGGAAACTCATATGTTTCCTTctacatgtatttatttattgtatttataaagcgccaacatattgcgcagtgctggacattagttaaggttacagacaataagacaatacaggaatacatgcaaaccagatcacacagcacagtatgagtataggtaatgcttagtcagtcactggatgggagcatggggattaggcaagttgagtccaCTCAgaaccataggatgggtgtatggtAATGCAGGTGCAtcatcaggtaggagacacaaggaggaggaccctgtcgaaggattacaatctagagggagaggtagggacacgaccagagttcagctgcggcttTAGAGAACatggggggtaggccagagtgaaaaggtgactttTGAGGGCTTTCTCGAAGATGTTGAAGgtgggggaaaccctaatggggggaggtagggagttcgatAGTGTTGGAGCCAGATGGATATCTGGCTGTCGATCCATGATTAGACCTCTAATGTCTAACCATCAATGGGAGTAATAAACAAGATTGTGGCATGGGGCTTAAGATTAAAGGTTTATTGAGCATACACATaatgcctcagctcagagattgtAATCCTGACACGTTTCGCATGTCCAAACCTTGCTTCCTCAGAGGGTGATACAGTGAGACATTGGGAGGTCCAATCGTGGGCCTATTGGACCGACAGCCAGATATCAATCTAGCACTGTGCGCTAAAAATATCTTTATTGCTGACTCTTGTAGTATGACATTAATCACCCAAAAGTATTTTAAAAGGGGAGGTAACATGTATTTATttcctaaaatattttttttcctatgtagaGACACCACATTTGTGTATTTAATTCCTATTTGATATTATTGAATGCCACGTGAAATATTGTATGTATTTGGGTTTCGGAAGGCTACAAATTTAAAGCAATCTTTTTTTGATCATACTTCATTTATAGCAGGGCAAAATGTACAAGACCACTGAATATTCACACAAATGGCTCCATCTAGAAATCTAGACCTCTCCAATGTATTTGGTGAAGGGTATAATTAGGGATTTGACATCTGGtcttttttaaattttgattggAAGAATGgggtaaaatgtattttttttctgcaaatatgCTACTTTAAAGTGTGCCTAAGATGGggcaaaaggaaaaatgtatacataccttgggcttcctccaaccccctccaggctgatcgctccctcgttgTCCACCACCTTGTTCCTccgcaattggccctggaaaatcctccagtcgaGGCCAATCAGTGCAGGTGCAGTCTGGCCGCGAGCACTCTCCTGTCACGCCCCTTACGGCCGGGAGCATTGTGAGCCtgtacagtagtactgcacaggcacaaaatGCTCTCAGCCATGGGAGTGCGAGGTGGGCTTGCCCtggcagtgcatgcgcagtatgccccgGACAAATTTCCAGGGCCAAtcgcggaggatccaggcagcgcagaaggatggcgagggagcgatcagcctgggtgcggctggaggaagcccaaggtatgtatacatttttccttctcaggtttactttaaagcacaTAATCCACACATGCcatttgcagtccccaaaatacaTCCTTAAAGTGATCCagagccgaagctcaggtacaaaagtAGATACcttcctaaagagagggaagcctcaggatcccattgAGGCTTCCTTCTTTGCTCTGCTCTCCCCCGTAGCtaaacgcgcccccccccccccccccccccggagattgGCGACATTGCTGGCGATGCAGTTACACGGTGCAGTTACACGgtgcctactgcgcatgcgtgtccGTGCCCGTCTGTCTCTTGCGCGGCCATGAATGCATGGTGGAGAGCTACGCGGCCCCAATGTGGAGAGGGGTTGTGCTCAGCAACGGGGGGTCACGCTGAGCATCGGGGGGCTGCTTCcgaccgagggaagcctcaataggatcctgagggttCCCTCTTTTAAaggtaatatacagtatttaatagCAAACCCGATCTTGGTATATTCCTTGTCTTGTCTATTTCTTCCATGCATGTAGATACCAACTACTAATGCCTCAGTCGCATTGTTAGaggcccggggggggggccctcaatTTTCTTGGCAAGTATATTTAGGGATTTGACACCGTTTTTTTTCGATTTGGAtagaatgaaaaatgataaaattATTTTTGTATGCAGTTCCCCTACTCACCACGAGATGGTGATCTTACCAGTAGCAAATGGAACGCAAACATACCACGGAAGGTTTGGCCAGGCAGGAAGCTATGGGTGGAgtagcaggaagtagagaggagacatTGCTGGGACTGGCAGAAGAGGAGGTAATACGAGTTAAtactttatatttacatttattacACCAGATTATACCCTTGTGCCCCCGACCCAGCAGCTGCTGTCACACATAGAGAAGGGTGATCAATGCATATAGAGGATAATAAAGCTGTGAATGATCTCAGATTAGAGGTTGGACACTTGCATGGAAGACCTGGGATCATCTGTACTGGCCAGGAATCGGGGTGGGGGATGAGCAGTGAAGAAGGTGAAGCTTTCTACAGCATCCACCTGTACATTACAATGCTAGTAATGGCTGTGGCTCTGTCTATTTTCAGTTTTATCCTCAAATGAATTGTACAAGATGGTAACAGGATGACTACTGCTCAGTagaaggccagtgagggaggaattgttaaaggatacccgaagtgacgtgacatgatgagatagacatgggtatgtacagtgcccaacacacacataactatgccttgttccttttttctttctctgcctgaaagagttaaatatcagcaatgtaagtggctgactcagtcccgactcagacaggaagtgactacagtgtgaccctcactgataataaattccaattataaaacactttcctagcagaaaatggcttctgagaacgggaaagagataaaaaaggggtatttcaggactgagtcagccacttaaatacctgatatttaactctatcaggcatagaaagaaaaaaaggaacacagcatatttatttgtgtgctaggcactgtacatacacatgtctatttcatcatgtcacatgtctcttcgggtatcctttaaatcggcACTTTGCATCATAGTGGATGACTACCTTACCTCTAATTTCATCTAACTGACACATCAGCGTTGCTTGTCCAAGCCTGCATGGTTAATTGATCAGCTGCTGGTTAATTAATCAGGTGCTCCAGAATCTGATTAGCCTATGCAACATTTTCAGTTTGGAAACTCTCATTCATGTCATGTCTTATGtacgttaaagtggacctgaaaaatCCGCCCAGTGTCCGTtaatagagaacagcctgtctaattcttccttctaaacaagtaatgagctagtgtaatttgagctggcaACTATCTGCTGATTTTTGCTGAATTccgagctaatatgtaaacacaggaggctatccctttctgtgctcccaggataccAGGAAGCAACCACTCTGCAGCATCCCAGTAGGAGTTAtattgtaacgatccgctcagctgcctgcgcaggcaggcagccttttgatcattattcaggtctgcatgctgcaggactctggaaagtagaccttctgtcagttttgcagcctgtgcttgctgaggaatttgcatacttagtcatgcaaattgcctggccacattcattggaggcgtgtactataagtagtatgtgtgtcccacaatgcttcgctgctcatagaggtttgttcctgctggactcacctggagtgtcagccactgctatcttagtatagttaattcttggggagtgctccttgcattcctagttagtgcagtcagtttgtgtataatttgtactgcctattctgtcttgtcttgtctgtcgcgattgcgctgtcaccagcggcggttgatagcgaatcgctctgtcttgtttggatctcactagcctctagcggtagcggctgtggatccttctgatctgagttcctggagtgtaagctggagcagcggttgctaccagctacctcatctgatctgtcttgtttagatcgcactagccgctagcgttagcggctgtggatctttctgatctgtgttcctgcttggatcacacttgctctggcggaagagcggtggatcctttctgcctagttcctgtttctcgtttgtctgtcttgtctgatacgggcgcttgctgtaggctcgatgaggtaaccgttaagcaagcgttcacgttctttgtttcgtgtttgtctgttgatggttagttaggcgtgcttgtctctattgtgcttatcacgtggagaccgcgcataaccgcgtgcactgttgcgaatgagtgcggtgttcgcggttagctagcgtttattattttccgtatattcttattgtatttgctgtgcctttgctaccctcgtattctattctgatctgccttgtgtcacgtctggcgatcgcacctctcgcgatcgcgttcctgtttcgtatctgctgttgtgtgtgcgcggtcacggggtggcgactagattggcgcacacacatacaacctatccctttgctcaatctcattcgcaatcgcctctcttgcgattgcgttctgcgcttcgtacaaattcctgtctggcatttgtggaggtacagaggattggttcctctgcactccccagcgccatctgccgacaggaattttccctctactggtgcttgcaccaaaagctgggttctagtatcttgacacgcttgtggaggacctccgcagtgtcagcgcacatctttgtgcgctgaacacggagatatcccacaatcgttacattatgagcagcccaacccaaaaccccagtgtagagggaatttctgatttgtacgattttgctgagtatggttcctgtgtctttaagagtttcaaaatattaaattcagagacgaaagaggattttctctctgaatgcgtaaaattttgtctgaatcctacttttcaaattactgatccgtccacgtctgctctccaattagcttatgtgcttttgaaagatgatctgtttgtatgggctcatgaaatcttgcaagacaattcttggaatgataatctatatcagtttcttacatttacattctcctactggtttgagttgccttgcttgccacctgccctgtatgagtgtgtagttgctaatgagtcagctgctctacctacttcatgcaaaaccattcagtttgaaaatgaatgcagtaactattcccctgtgtctaaacagcagccacctaaagcagcaaggactaaaagcaggaaaaaaaggaagacttctcagctgaaaaatccgttgcccatagcaactacaaataaaaaaattgtgtctgtattgtaaagtctgaaatttctcagtctcaggtttcattaccccaagaaagggcatttgtggatcctttgataggcagaattattttctatattaaaggagtgagaaagtctttgcatgttcctgaccccaacccttatgagggtttcttggaaacagagttgtttgaacccccatttgctccatgggatattggagcattaattgaggagttcgagattgattggaaggcgttttgcgatttttacatcgcaaaaagcgcagagattctttatgcttgtcttgattcggtgtacgctttgattgactctgatgagtgtgatgaatgttttgtgaatccggtgacttatgtgtggcagacgattttggatgaattgcacacacaccaatcagttgacttcaataaagagacatcgttatcggatgattgttcctgcctttctggggtaaagcatgtgagtctagatattgtgcgacctgacatgaatgggtgcactactgtggttgattcttgtgcgaatcttgaaagattctctcctgattgcgtgaagtttgaatctatgcgatgtaatgcctgtttctcagatgttcctgcagattgtgatcaacatgaatgtgccagttttctcaaagatatgtgggatcccttgtcatctaagaacagatctttaagatcttccatctatgatcctgctatgggaaaaattcctaaactatgcagcatcaaaagtgaaattaatatgcctaataaagtttattctgttgatgtcgctatttcttctgcagatgagtctctgtctcaccctgttcacacctgtaagggtccgttgcctggggacaattgctccagtgtttcgaccctagatgccttgcagtctgctccgcagatcacggagatttgcgctatggaagcgacagtttcacaacctaaagcgatcttggattcgcaggttttgcgttctggctcctcggatttgacattgttagccgaatctaagagtgagacagcgcttcggttttgcgaatctgactctgaaacatctctgctgggtccagagaaagtttctctgagcctgccctgtaccatgaataacaatatgatgtccaatcacactgacatttgtgagtccctttcttgttctgaggaaagtgctgattctgcaccctgtactctggatgagttaagatggccttgtttagagtctcctgcagtgtccctagaggctcgtctaggtattgccactatactcacctgtttttctgcagttttggagttacaagctagtttgactgccacacagaattctgggtacagtgagaatgaatttagggagtcagtgtgtgttccagtaaatatacctgcacattcccctcatgatgatgagatccagtctcaggttatggtggaaccattcctgggacatctgccctgtccacaaaataaagttccagttttgccctgtaacatggatagttcagaatccttccgagaaaacttgaaaaaagatgttctggaggtctccgagttcctcccaaagggtgcag
This window encodes:
- the LOC137534904 gene encoding oocyte zinc finger protein XlCOF7.1-like, yielding MTSLEMEEERSHMTERILNLALEIIYLLTGERFSPVKIGSHVSIMVPPSHSLMTDRNTRQKIVNATHKITKLLAREWKWECLDGHKDLEENIVMKGQKIPPHPQGRYLTDINLIMKEEIKDEEDEVEMGTSQDLGHKKPSKVDMMRNQPLLISPDGSSYRNPPERCTGSLYFQDCTQEDSTIPYHYQMEEYNTLRVVVKEEEEDTYDGDQKSVEEGETMWSIKEEECILDIKRGHKIGNTLKGCLISNSDNNTEDNDVTQCSPGENLISYTADTGTAPCSGEKSSFALSVGGGQVEKACLSSELDQCLASRSFVGGNHPSGEPPYLCSQCGKSFVSKGGFYSHQKTHTAEHLYTCAECSECFILKKDFHRHQRVHRSVRPFSCSECGKSFVQKCDLAKHQKRHLGARPFSCEECGKCFSQKFNLLQHQQTHTGERPFSCSECGKSFTQKGVLSKHQRTHTGERPFSCSECGKRFIQRGELLKHHMIHTGERPFSCEECGKKFIQKGALVKHRRVHTGERPFQCSECGKCFTESGTLHKHRRTLHSQQ